The window GGCGGGATGTCTGAAGCCCTTCATTTTGCTAAAGAAGCCACTCAGTTGAATGAAAATAATCTTGATTATCAAAAAAGATTAGCTTTTTTATTCATTGATTCCGGCAAATTTGAAGAGAGTCTTTCATGCCTTAAAAAGCTTGTAGATGCAGAGCCGTCAAGATTTTACAACTGGTACGCGTACTCAGAAGTTCTGATGCTTGTAGGAGAATATGAAGACGCCGTAACTGTTTTAAATGCAGCCATAAAGCACCACAACAGAGCGGAATTATTTTACCAGCTAAGCAACTGTTTTTTCAATCTGAAAGATCAGGAGAAAGGGATAGAATCGCTTCAGAAAGCTTTAGAACTGGATCCGTCTCTGGTAAAGGATATGCAAAAGAAATATCCCTTCATCAAAGAAGAAGTAAAAAAAGTGAAGGTGAGTAAAGTGAAGAAAAAGAACTAAATGAACTCCAAATAACGTAAAAACCTGCAGAGATGCAGGTTTTTTTATTGATAAAATGTTCTTTTTAACGCAAACAATACGCAAGGAGTATAAAATTAGATGGATATTTTTCGTGCGCAAGGGCACTTTGTTCAGCAAGGAATGTGAACATCGCTAATTGAAACGCCTTTGTGAACGTTTCATAAGCCCATTTTTAAAATTCTCTGAGAACTCTGCGTTAAAATAAAATTTATTTGAAAATAATTAGTGAATTATATAACCACAATAAACTTCCTGCCTCCATCTTCCAGCTCCCAGCATGTTATCCTTATTTTTTCGGATTGCTTCTTAAAAAGATCAACCCCGCAATAATGATTCCTGCACCAATAAATTGCATAATCGTTAGTTTTTCCCCATCAATGAGTCCCCAAATAATTGCTACAATAGGCATGATAAGCGTAACCGTTGAGGCGAAAAGAGGAGTAGATACTTTCAATAATCGATAATTCATGGTCATGGCAAGGCCGGTTCCAAAAATAGAAAGTAAACTTACAAACATAAGCCCAAGCATATTGTTTTTTGAAAAGCTAAATTCAGAAAAGAATCCGGTACTTGTGAGGGCAATTATGGAGGGAAAAATTAAAACAAAAGAAAATATAAAAGAAGATAAAACTACAGAAGAAACATCCATAAGTTTTGATTTCACAGTGGTTGTACTCATTGCATAACATAAAGTAGCCAGTAATAGCAGCAAAATAGGGATCATCTTAAGCTCACCACTGTCTCCTCCCCCAAAGGCCAGGATACAGACTCCTGTAAAGCTTATCATAACTCCTATGATCTGTTTCTTCGTGGTTTCAAACTTCCATACCAAAGCGCCAACAATAATGACGAAAATAGGCATCATTGAGTTAATGATTCCCGCAATACTGCTGGATATCTCTTTTTCTG of the Chryseobacterium capnotolerans genome contains:
- a CDS encoding DMT family transporter — protein: MNADKEKWLLLATLSIIWGSSFILIKKSLDHFNPYQVGSLRVLIAGIILLPVAISNYKLFPKKHLKWLILAAFTGNFIPMFLFPIAEKEISSSIAGIINSMMPIFVIIVGALVWKFETTKKQIIGVMISFTGVCILAFGGGDSGELKMIPILLLLLATLCYAMSTTTVKSKLMDVSSVVLSSFIFSFVLIFPSIIALTSTGFFSEFSFSKNNMLGLMFVSLLSIFGTGLAMTMNYRLLKVSTPLFASTVTLIMPIVAIIWGLIDGEKLTIMQFIGAGIIIAGLIFLRSNPKK